One genomic region from Capra hircus breed San Clemente chromosome 18, ASM170441v1, whole genome shotgun sequence encodes:
- the NRSN1 gene encoding neurensin-1, giving the protein MSSCSNVCGSRQAQAATEAGRQHYGVRSYLHQFYEDCTTSIWEYEDDFQIQRSPNRWSSVFWKVGLISGTVFVILGLTVLAVGFLVPPKIEAFGEANFVVVDTHAVQFNGALDMCQLAGAVLFCIGGTSMAGCLLMSVLAKSYSKEEKFLQQRFKERIADIKAHTQPITRAPGPGETKIPVTLSRVHNVQPLAAT; this is encoded by the exons ATGAGTTCTTGCAGCAACGTCTGTGGGTCCAGGCAGGCACAGGCTGCTACAGAGGCCGGGCGCCAGCACTACGGAGTCCGGTCCTACCTGCACCAGTTTTATGAAGACTGTACCACTTCCATCTGGGAGTATGAGGATGATTTCCAGATCCAGAGATCACCCAACAGGTGGAGCTCAGTATTCTGGAAG GTCGGACTCATCTCGGGCACAGTCTTCGTGATTCTCGGTTTGACTGTCCTGGCAGTGGGCTTTCTTGTGCCCCCCAAAATCGAAGCCTTTGGCGAGGCCAACTTCGTGGTGGTGGACACGCACGCTGTCCAGTTTAACGGAGCCCTTGACATGTGCCAGCTGGCGGGTGCCGTGCTCTTCTGCATCGGGGGCACGTCCATGGCAGGGTGCCTGCTGATGTCAGTGTTAGCAAAAAGCTACTCCAAAGAAGAGAAATTCCTTCAGCAAAGGTTTAAAGAGCGAATCGCAGACATCAAGGCCCACACTCAGCCCATTACAAGAGCTCCAGGCCCTGGAGAAACAAAGATACCAGTCACTCTGTCCAGGGTTCACAATGTCCAGCCCTTAGCGGCAACCTGA